A DNA window from Bacillaceae bacterium S4-13-56 contains the following coding sequences:
- the copZ gene encoding copper chaperone CopZ: MKATLNVQGMTCDHCKKAVNGALLELDGVESVEVDLASGKVEVEYDESKATIDQMNKAVEEQGYDVVA, from the coding sequence ATGAAAGCAACTTTAAATGTACAAGGAATGACGTGTGATCATTGTAAAAAAGCAGTAAATGGAGCACTTCTTGAGTTAGACGGAGTGGAAAGTGTAGAGGTTGACTTAGCTTCAGGAAAAGTGGAAGTTGAGTACGATGAATCAAAAGCAACAATTGATCAAATGAATAAAGCTGTTGAAGAACAAGGCTATGATGTAGTAGCTTAA
- a CDS encoding spore coat protein has product MNQQQSQKVQNPETSIQKTPQMNERDFMNDMLATEKYMTHAYDTALNEASNDAFYQELVAIYKETQDCQRNMYNTMFKNGWYALEPAQQQKMQQAYQQFSGYKNQLPYGAQGQTQ; this is encoded by the coding sequence AGAACCCAGAAACAAGCATTCAGAAAACACCTCAAATGAACGAACGCGACTTTATGAATGATATGCTAGCAACCGAAAAATATATGACTCATGCATATGACACAGCGTTAAACGAAGCAAGTAACGATGCATTTTATCAAGAGCTAGTAGCTATTTATAAAGAAACTCAAGACTGTCAGCGAAATATGTACAATACCATGTTTAAAAATGGATGGTATGCGTTAGAGCCAGCTCAACAACAAAAAATGCAGCAGGCCTATCAGCAGTTTTCCGGTTATAAAAATCAACTTCCCTATGGTGCACAGGGTCAAACACAATAA